The region TTTCGGATGTTATTTGTGACGGATATAGGTTTCATCCTAAGGTTCGGGTTTTTCATAGAAGAAGACAGGGAGAAGCATCTGCAAGAAATTTTGGGCTGACAAAGGCTAATGGCGATTATATTTCTATTTTAGATAACCATGATTGGATAGCCCCCGAAATGCTATCTGAAATGCAGTCTGCAATAAGAGATACTGGGTCGCAAATTGCAGTTGTTGGAAGATATTTAACTGGGGATCATGAATCGATCTTGATGGATCAATTTACAGATAATAAAGCTATATTAGATAACAAAATGGCTTTGCGTGAGTTGCTATTGGAAAGGAGATTAGATTCATTAGTGGGGGATAAGTTATTTGCTTCCAAACTATTTAATGAATTTAGATTTCCTACAGGACGTTCACACATTGATATTGGATCGACGTATAAACTGTTAGCAAGAGCAAATCGGATTACTCACATTGGGGATCCACTGTATTATCGCAAACGTGAAGAGTCAGATTTAAATTCACCAATGGGTCAAAGAAATTTAGATTTACTACTCTTTTCACAAGATATAGTGGGCTTTATCAAGAAGAATTTTCCCTACTTAGAGAGTGAAGCGCGATATTTGTATTATCACAATCTAAAAAACTATAGAGCTCAGTTGTCACAATACGGTGCTGAAGATTCTTATACAAACTTTTGGATTAAAACTTATTTTAAACGTTCTTTTTTATCGGCAATGTTAAACAGATATTTTTCCCTTAGTGAGAAAGCTACGATGGTTCTTGCACGTGTAGGAGCGTATAGGTTAGCAAGGCCTAGTGTGGAC is a window of Pediococcus claussenii ATCC BAA-344 DNA encoding:
- a CDS encoding glycosyltransferase family 2 protein — encoded protein: MTKKPLISVILPVYNAKKTLKKCIESILGQKYSNFELIIVDDGSTDVSDVICDGYRFHPKVRVFHRRRQGEASARNFGLTKANGDYISILDNHDWIAPEMLSEMQSAIRDTGSQIAVVGRYLTGDHESILMDQFTDNKAILDNKMALRELLLERRLDSLVGDKLFASKLFNEFRFPTGRSHIDIGSTYKLLARANRITHIGDPLYYRKREESDLNSPMGQRNLDLLLFSQDIVGFIKKNFPYLESEARYLYYHNLKNYRAQLSQYGAEDSYTNFWIKTYFKRSFLSAMLNRYFSLSEKATMVLARVGAYRLARPSVDYYSVNSRK